A portion of the Homo sapiens chromosome 16, GRCh38.p14 Primary Assembly genome contains these proteins:
- the ATXN2L gene encoding ataxin-2-like protein isoform 20 (isoform 20 is encoded by transcript variant 26), with amino-acid sequence MLKPQPLQQPSQPQQPPPTQQAVARRPPGGTSPPNGGLPGPLATSAAPPGPPAAASPCLGPVAAAGSGLRRGAEGILAPQPPPPQQHQERPGAAAIGSARGQSTGKGPPQSPVFEGVYNNSRMLHFLTAVVGSTCDVKVKNGTTYEGIFKTLSSKFELAVDAVHRKASEPAGGPRREDIVDTMVFKPSDVMLVHFRNVDFNYATKDKFTDSAIAMNSKVNGEHKEKVLQRWEGGDSNSDDYDLESDMSNGWDPNEMFKFNEENYGVKTTYDSSLSSYTVPLEKDNSEEFRQRELRAAQLAREIESSPQYRLRIAMENDDGRTEEEKHSAVQRQGSGRESPSLASREGKYIPLPQRVREGPRGGVRCSSSRGGRPGLSSLPPRGPHHLDNSSPGPGSEARGINGGPSRMSPKAQRPLRGAKTLSSPSNRPSGETSVPPPPAVGRMYPPRSPKSAAPAPISASCPEPPIGSAVPTSSASIPVTSSVSDPGVGSISPASPKISLAPTDVKELSTKEPGRTLEPQELARIAGKVPGLQNEQKRFQLEELRKFGAQFKLQPSSSPENSLDPFPPRILKEEPKGKEKEVDGLLTSEPMGSPVSSKTESVSDKEDKPPLAPSGGTEGPEQPPPPCPSQTGSPPVGLIKGEDKDEGPVAEQVKKSTLNPNAKEFNPTKPLLSVNKSTSTPTSPGPRTHSTPSIPVLTAGQSGLYSPQYISYIPQIHMGPAVQAPQMYPYPVSNSVPGQQGKYRGAKGSLPPQRSDQHQPASAPPMMQAAAAAGPPLVAATPYSSYIPYNPQQFPGQPAMMQPMAHYPSQPVFAPMLQSNPRMLTSGSHPQAIVSSSTPQYPSAEQPTPQALYATVHQSYPHHATQLHAHQPQPATTPTGSQPQSQHAAPSPVQQHQAGQAPHLGSGQPQQNLYHPGALTGTPPSLPPGPSAQSPQSSFPQPAAVYAIHHQQLPHGFTNMAHVTQAHVQTGITAAPPPHPGAPHPPQVMLLHPPQSHGGPPQGAVPQSGVPALSASTPSPYPYIGHPQGEQPGQAPGFPGGADDRIPPLPPPGELKIVLAAT; translated from the exons ATGTTGAAGCCTCAGCCGCTACAACAGccctcccagccccagcagcCGCCCCCCACGCAACAGGCCGTGGCCCGTCGGCCCCCCGGGGGCACCAGCCCTCCCAACGGCGGCCTCCCGGGGCCGCTGGCCACCTCTGCGGCTCCTCCCGGGCCTCCAGCGGCCGCCTCCCCCTGCCTGGGGCCTGTGGCCGCTGCCGGGAGCGGGCTCCGCCGGGGAGCCGAAGGCATCTTGgcgccgcagccgccgccgccgcagcaaCACCAGGAGAGGCCGGGGGCAGCCGCCATCGGCAGCGCCAG ggGACAGAGCACAGGAAAGGGACCCCCACAGTCACCT GTGTTTGAAGGCGTCTACAACAATTCCAGAATGCTGCATTTCCTTACAGCTGTTGTG GGCTCCACTTGTGATGTAAAGGTGAAAAATGGTACCACTTATGAGGGTATCTTCAAGACGCTAAGCTCAAAG TTTGAACTAGCCGTGGATGCTGTGCACCGGAAAGCATCTGAGCCAGCAGGTGGCCCTCGTCGGGAGGACATTGTGGACACCATGGTGTTTAAGCCAAGTGATGTCATGCTTGTTCACTTCCGAAATGTTGACTTCAACTATGCTACTAAAG ACAAGTTCACCGATTCAGCCATTGCCATGAACTCGAAAGTGAATGGGGAACACAAAGAGAAGGTGCTTCAGCGCTGGGAGGGGGGTGACAGCAACAGCGACGACTATGACCTCGAGTCTGACATG tccAATGGATGGGACCCCAATGAAATGTTCAAGTTCAATGAGGAGAACTACGGTGTGAAGACTACCTATGATAGCAGTCTTTCTTCTTATAC GGTGCCCTTAGAAAAGGACAACTCAGAAGAGTTTCGTCAGCGAGAGCTGCGTGCGGCCCAGTTGGCTCGAGAGATTGAATCAAGCCCCCAGTACCGCCTACGGATCGCCATGGAGAACGACGATGGGCGCACTGAAGAGGAGAAGCACAGTGCAGTCCAGCGGCAGGGCTCAGGGCGGGAGAGCCCCAGCTTGGCATCCAG GGAGGGGAAGTATATCCCTCTGCCTCAACGAGTCCGGGAAGGTCCCCGGGGAGGAGTTCGATGCAGCAGCTCTCGGGGCGGTCGGCCTGGCCTTAGCTCTTTGCCACCTCGTGGCCCTCACCATCTGGACAACAGCAGCCCTGGCCCAGGTTCTGAGGCCCGTGGTATCAATGGAG gcCCTTCCCGCATGTCCCCAAAGGCACAACGGCCTCTGAGAGGTGCCAAGACTCTGTCTTCGCCCAGTAATAGGCCTTCTGGAGAAACTTCTGTTCCACCTCCTCCTGCAG TGGGCCGGATGTATCCCCCGCGTTCTCCCAAGTCTGCTGCCCCTGCCCCAATCTCAGCTTCCTGTCCAGAGCCTCCCATCGGCTCGGCAGTGCCAACCTCTTCAGCCTCCATCCCTGTGACCTCATCAGTCTCAGATCCTGGAGTGGGCTCCATTTCTCCAGCTTCTCCAAAGATCTCCCTGGCCCCCACAGATG TAAAAGAACTCTCTACCAAGGAACCTGGGAGAACTCTGGAGCCCCAGGAGCTGGCTCGGATAGCTGGGAAAG TCCCTGGTCTTCAGAATGAACAGAAACGATTCCAACTGGAAGAACTGAGAAAGTTTGGGGCCCAGTTTAAG CTTCAGCCCAGTAGCTCCCCTGAGAACAGCCTGGATCCTTTTCCTCCCCGGATCTTAAAGGAGGAGcccaaaggaaaggagaaagaggttgatgGTCTGTTGACTTCAGAGCCCATGGGGTCTCCCGTCTCCTCCAAGACAGAGTCCGTATCGGATAAGGAGGACAAACCACCCCTGGCACCATCAGGAGGCACTGAGGGGCCAGAGCAGCCCCCACCACCTTGTCCAAGCCAAACTGGCAGCCCCCCGGTGGGCCTCATCAAGGGAGAAGACAAAGATGAGGGCCCTGTTGCTGA ACAAGTAAAGAAATCAACGTTGAACCCTAATGCTAAGGAGTTCAATCCTACAAAGCCTCTGCTGTCTGTG AATAAATCCACCAGTACCCCAACTTCTCCGGGGCCCCGGACTCATTCAACTCCCTCCATCCCGGTGCTGACAGCAGGCCAGAGTGGGCTATACAGCCCCCAGTACATCTCCTACATACCTCAGATCCACATGGGACCAGCTGTGCAG GCACCTCAGATGTATCCATATCCTGTATCCAATTCAGTGCCTGGGCAGCAGGGCAAGTACCGGGGAGCAAAAG gcTCCCTTCCTCCGCAGCGCTCGGACCAACACCAGCCAGCCTCAGCCCCGCCGATGATGCAGGCCGCCGCGGCTGCTGGCCCGCCTCTGGTGGCTGCCACGCCCTATTCTTCCTACATCCCCTACAACCCTCAGCAGTTCCCAGGCCAGCCAGCCATGATGCAGCCCATGGCCCACTACCCCTCACAG CCGGTGTTTGCCCCCATGCTTCAGAGCAACCCACGCATGCTGACGTCGGGCAGCCATCCCCAGGCCATCGTGTCATCCTCTACCCCTCAGTACCCTTCTGCAGAGCAGCCTACCCCCCAAGCCCTTTATG CCACTGTTCACCAGTCCTACCCACACCATGCCACACAGCTCCATGCCCACCAGCCGCAGCCGGCTACCACGCCTACTGGAAGCCAGCCGCAGTCCCAGCATGCGGCCCCCAGTCCTGTCCAG CAGCATCAGGCGGGGCAGGCCCCACACTTGGGCAGTGGACAGCCACAGCAGAATCTGTACCACCCAGGGGCCCTGACAGGCACGCCGCCCTCTCTGCCACCGGGACCTTCTGCCCAGTCCCCTCAGAGCAGCTTCCCCCAGCCAGCCGCTGTGTATGCCATCCACCACCAGCAGCTGCCCCACGGCTtcaccaacatggcccatgttACCCAG gCCCATGTCCAAACTGGAATCACAGCAGCCCCGCCCCCTCACCCTGGGGCTCCCCACCCgccccaggtgatgctgctgcaCCCACCCCAGAGTCATGGGGGGCCCCCCCAAGGCGCGGTGCCCCAGAGTGGGGTGCCTGCACTCTCAGCTTCCACACCCTCACCCTACCCCTACATCGGACACCCCCAAGGTGAGCAGCCTGGCCAGGCGCCTGGATTTCCAGGAGGAGCCGATGACAGGATTC CTCCCCTTCCACCCCCCGGGGAACTGAAGATTGTCCTGGCCGCGACCTGA
- the ATXN2L gene encoding ataxin-2-like protein isoform 37 (isoform 37 is encoded by transcript variant 45), producing the protein MLKPQPLQQPSQPQQPPPTQQAVARRPPGGTSPPNGGLPGPLATSAAPPGPPAAASPCLGPVAAAGSGLRRGAEGILAPQPPPPQQHQERPGAAAIGSARGQSTGKGPPQSPVFEGVYNNSRMLHFLTAVVGSTCDVKVKNGTTYEGIFKTLSSKFELAVDAVHRKASEPAGGPRREDIVDTMVFKPSDVMLVHFRNVDFNYATKDKFTDSAIAMNSKVNGEHKEKVLQRWEGGDSNSDDYDLESDMSNGWDPNEMFKFNEENYGVKTTYDSSLSSYTVPLEKDNSEEFRQRELRAAQLAREIESSPQYRLRIAMENDDGRTEEEKHSAVQRQGSGRESPSLASREGKYIPLPQRVREGPRGGVRCSSSRGGRPGLSSLPPRGPHHLDNSSPGPGSEARGINGGPSRMSPKAQRPLRGAKTLSSPSNRPSGETSVPPPPAVGRMYPPRSPKSAAPAPISASCPEPPIGSAVPTSSASIPVTSSVSDPGVGSISPASPKISLAPTDVKELSTKEPGRTLEPQELARIAGKVPGLQNEQKRFQLEELRKFGAQFKLQPSSSPENSLDPFPPRILKEEPKGKEKEVDGLLTSEPMGSPVSSKTESVSDKEDKPPLAPSGGTEGPEQPPPPCPSQTGSPPVGLIKGEDKDEGPVAEQVKKSTLNPNAKEFNPTKPLLSVNKSTSTPTSPGPRTHSTPSIPVLTAGQSGLYSPQYISYIPQIHMGPAVQAPQMYPYPVSNSVPGQQGKYRGAKGSLPPQRSDQHQPASAPPMMQAAAAAGPPLVAATPYSSYIPYNPQQFPGQPAMMQPMAHYPSQPVFAPMLQSNPRMLTSGSHPQAIVSSSTPQYPSAEQPTPQALYATVHQSYPHHATQLHAHQPQPATTPTGSQPQSQHAAPSPVQHQAGQAPHLGSGQPQQNLYHPGALTGTPPSLPPGPSAQSPQSSFPQPAAVYAIHHQQLPHGFTNMAHVTQVSSLARRLDFQEEPMTGFLPFHPPGN; encoded by the exons ATGTTGAAGCCTCAGCCGCTACAACAGccctcccagccccagcagcCGCCCCCCACGCAACAGGCCGTGGCCCGTCGGCCCCCCGGGGGCACCAGCCCTCCCAACGGCGGCCTCCCGGGGCCGCTGGCCACCTCTGCGGCTCCTCCCGGGCCTCCAGCGGCCGCCTCCCCCTGCCTGGGGCCTGTGGCCGCTGCCGGGAGCGGGCTCCGCCGGGGAGCCGAAGGCATCTTGgcgccgcagccgccgccgccgcagcaaCACCAGGAGAGGCCGGGGGCAGCCGCCATCGGCAGCGCCAG ggGACAGAGCACAGGAAAGGGACCCCCACAGTCACCT GTGTTTGAAGGCGTCTACAACAATTCCAGAATGCTGCATTTCCTTACAGCTGTTGTG GGCTCCACTTGTGATGTAAAGGTGAAAAATGGTACCACTTATGAGGGTATCTTCAAGACGCTAAGCTCAAAG TTTGAACTAGCCGTGGATGCTGTGCACCGGAAAGCATCTGAGCCAGCAGGTGGCCCTCGTCGGGAGGACATTGTGGACACCATGGTGTTTAAGCCAAGTGATGTCATGCTTGTTCACTTCCGAAATGTTGACTTCAACTATGCTACTAAAG ACAAGTTCACCGATTCAGCCATTGCCATGAACTCGAAAGTGAATGGGGAACACAAAGAGAAGGTGCTTCAGCGCTGGGAGGGGGGTGACAGCAACAGCGACGACTATGACCTCGAGTCTGACATG tccAATGGATGGGACCCCAATGAAATGTTCAAGTTCAATGAGGAGAACTACGGTGTGAAGACTACCTATGATAGCAGTCTTTCTTCTTATAC GGTGCCCTTAGAAAAGGACAACTCAGAAGAGTTTCGTCAGCGAGAGCTGCGTGCGGCCCAGTTGGCTCGAGAGATTGAATCAAGCCCCCAGTACCGCCTACGGATCGCCATGGAGAACGACGATGGGCGCACTGAAGAGGAGAAGCACAGTGCAGTCCAGCGGCAGGGCTCAGGGCGGGAGAGCCCCAGCTTGGCATCCAG GGAGGGGAAGTATATCCCTCTGCCTCAACGAGTCCGGGAAGGTCCCCGGGGAGGAGTTCGATGCAGCAGCTCTCGGGGCGGTCGGCCTGGCCTTAGCTCTTTGCCACCTCGTGGCCCTCACCATCTGGACAACAGCAGCCCTGGCCCAGGTTCTGAGGCCCGTGGTATCAATGGAG gcCCTTCCCGCATGTCCCCAAAGGCACAACGGCCTCTGAGAGGTGCCAAGACTCTGTCTTCGCCCAGTAATAGGCCTTCTGGAGAAACTTCTGTTCCACCTCCTCCTGCAG TGGGCCGGATGTATCCCCCGCGTTCTCCCAAGTCTGCTGCCCCTGCCCCAATCTCAGCTTCCTGTCCAGAGCCTCCCATCGGCTCGGCAGTGCCAACCTCTTCAGCCTCCATCCCTGTGACCTCATCAGTCTCAGATCCTGGAGTGGGCTCCATTTCTCCAGCTTCTCCAAAGATCTCCCTGGCCCCCACAGATG TAAAAGAACTCTCTACCAAGGAACCTGGGAGAACTCTGGAGCCCCAGGAGCTGGCTCGGATAGCTGGGAAAG TCCCTGGTCTTCAGAATGAACAGAAACGATTCCAACTGGAAGAACTGAGAAAGTTTGGGGCCCAGTTTAAG CTTCAGCCCAGTAGCTCCCCTGAGAACAGCCTGGATCCTTTTCCTCCCCGGATCTTAAAGGAGGAGcccaaaggaaaggagaaagaggttgatgGTCTGTTGACTTCAGAGCCCATGGGGTCTCCCGTCTCCTCCAAGACAGAGTCCGTATCGGATAAGGAGGACAAACCACCCCTGGCACCATCAGGAGGCACTGAGGGGCCAGAGCAGCCCCCACCACCTTGTCCAAGCCAAACTGGCAGCCCCCCGGTGGGCCTCATCAAGGGAGAAGACAAAGATGAGGGCCCTGTTGCTGA ACAAGTAAAGAAATCAACGTTGAACCCTAATGCTAAGGAGTTCAATCCTACAAAGCCTCTGCTGTCTGTG AATAAATCCACCAGTACCCCAACTTCTCCGGGGCCCCGGACTCATTCAACTCCCTCCATCCCGGTGCTGACAGCAGGCCAGAGTGGGCTATACAGCCCCCAGTACATCTCCTACATACCTCAGATCCACATGGGACCAGCTGTGCAG GCACCTCAGATGTATCCATATCCTGTATCCAATTCAGTGCCTGGGCAGCAGGGCAAGTACCGGGGAGCAAAAG gcTCCCTTCCTCCGCAGCGCTCGGACCAACACCAGCCAGCCTCAGCCCCGCCGATGATGCAGGCCGCCGCGGCTGCTGGCCCGCCTCTGGTGGCTGCCACGCCCTATTCTTCCTACATCCCCTACAACCCTCAGCAGTTCCCAGGCCAGCCAGCCATGATGCAGCCCATGGCCCACTACCCCTCACAG CCGGTGTTTGCCCCCATGCTTCAGAGCAACCCACGCATGCTGACGTCGGGCAGCCATCCCCAGGCCATCGTGTCATCCTCTACCCCTCAGTACCCTTCTGCAGAGCAGCCTACCCCCCAAGCCCTTTATG CCACTGTTCACCAGTCCTACCCACACCATGCCACACAGCTCCATGCCCACCAGCCGCAGCCGGCTACCACGCCTACTGGAAGCCAGCCGCAGTCCCAGCATGCGGCCCCCAGTCCTGTCCAG CATCAGGCGGGGCAGGCCCCACACTTGGGCAGTGGACAGCCACAGCAGAATCTGTACCACCCAGGGGCCCTGACAGGCACGCCGCCCTCTCTGCCACCGGGACCTTCTGCCCAGTCCCCTCAGAGCAGCTTCCCCCAGCCAGCCGCTGTGTATGCCATCCACCACCAGCAGCTGCCCCACGGCTtcaccaacatggcccatgttACCCAG GTGAGCAGCCTGGCCAGGCGCCTGGATTTCCAGGAGGAGCCGATGACAGGATTC CTCCCCTTCCACCCCCCGGGGAACTGA
- the ATXN2L gene encoding ataxin-2-like protein isoform X1, which yields MLKPQPLQQPSQPQQPPPTQQAVARRPPGGTSPPNGGLPGPLATSAAPPGPPAAASPCLGPVAAAGSGLRRGAEGILAPQPPPPQQHQERPGAAAIGSARGQSTGKGPPQSPVFEGVYNNSRMLHFLTAVVGSTCDVKVKNGTTYEGIFKTLSSKFELAVDAVHRKASEPAGGPRREDIVDTMVFKPSDVMLVHFRNVDFNYATKDKFTDSAIAMNSKVNGEHKEKVLQRWEGGDSNSDDYDLESDMSNGWDPNEMFKFNEENYGVKTTYDSSLSSYTVPLEKDNSEEFRQRELRAAQLAREIESSPQYRLRIAMENDDGRTEEEKHSAVQRQGSGRESPSLASREGKYIPLPQRVREGPRGGVRCSSSRGGRPGLSSLPPRGPHHLDNSSPGPGSEARGINGGPSRMSPKAQRPLRGAKTLSSPSNRPSGETSVPPPPAAPPFLPVGRMYPPRSPKSAAPAPISASCPEPPIGSAVPTSSASIPVTSSVSDPGVGSISPASPKISLAPTDVKELSTKEPGRTLEPQELARIAGKVPGLQNEQKRFQLEELRKFGAQFKLQPSSSPENSLDPFPPRILKEEPKGKEKEVDGLLTSEPMGSPVSSKTESVSDKEDKPPLAPSGGTEGPEQPPPPCPSQTGSPPVGLIKGEDKDEGPVAEQVKKSTLNPNAKEFNPTKPLLSVNKSTSTPTSPGPRTHSTPSIPVLTAGQSGLYSPQYISYIPQIHMGPAVQAPQMYPYPVSNSVPGQQGKYRGAKGSLPPQRSDQHQPASAPPMMQAAAAAGPPLVAATPYSSYIPYNPQQFPGQPAMMQPMAHYPSQPVFAPMLQSNPRMLTSGSHPQAIVSSSTPQYPSAEQPTPQALYATVHQSYPHHATQLHAHQPQPATTPTGSQPQSQHAAPSPVQQHQAGQAPHLGSGQPQQNLYHPGALTGTPPSLPPGPSAQSPQSSFPQPAAVYAIHHQQLPHGFTNMAHVTQAHVQTGITAAPPPHPGAPHPPQVMLLHPPQSHGGPPQGAVPQSGVPALSASTPSPYPYIGHPQGEQPGQAPGFPGGADDRILCRVGRSHSRRRQGLAPGSVLCFPPSSLSCDPAAPLPTASPALSDPDCLLT from the exons ATGTTGAAGCCTCAGCCGCTACAACAGccctcccagccccagcagcCGCCCCCCACGCAACAGGCCGTGGCCCGTCGGCCCCCCGGGGGCACCAGCCCTCCCAACGGCGGCCTCCCGGGGCCGCTGGCCACCTCTGCGGCTCCTCCCGGGCCTCCAGCGGCCGCCTCCCCCTGCCTGGGGCCTGTGGCCGCTGCCGGGAGCGGGCTCCGCCGGGGAGCCGAAGGCATCTTGgcgccgcagccgccgccgccgcagcaaCACCAGGAGAGGCCGGGGGCAGCCGCCATCGGCAGCGCCAG ggGACAGAGCACAGGAAAGGGACCCCCACAGTCACCT GTGTTTGAAGGCGTCTACAACAATTCCAGAATGCTGCATTTCCTTACAGCTGTTGTG GGCTCCACTTGTGATGTAAAGGTGAAAAATGGTACCACTTATGAGGGTATCTTCAAGACGCTAAGCTCAAAG TTTGAACTAGCCGTGGATGCTGTGCACCGGAAAGCATCTGAGCCAGCAGGTGGCCCTCGTCGGGAGGACATTGTGGACACCATGGTGTTTAAGCCAAGTGATGTCATGCTTGTTCACTTCCGAAATGTTGACTTCAACTATGCTACTAAAG ACAAGTTCACCGATTCAGCCATTGCCATGAACTCGAAAGTGAATGGGGAACACAAAGAGAAGGTGCTTCAGCGCTGGGAGGGGGGTGACAGCAACAGCGACGACTATGACCTCGAGTCTGACATG tccAATGGATGGGACCCCAATGAAATGTTCAAGTTCAATGAGGAGAACTACGGTGTGAAGACTACCTATGATAGCAGTCTTTCTTCTTATAC GGTGCCCTTAGAAAAGGACAACTCAGAAGAGTTTCGTCAGCGAGAGCTGCGTGCGGCCCAGTTGGCTCGAGAGATTGAATCAAGCCCCCAGTACCGCCTACGGATCGCCATGGAGAACGACGATGGGCGCACTGAAGAGGAGAAGCACAGTGCAGTCCAGCGGCAGGGCTCAGGGCGGGAGAGCCCCAGCTTGGCATCCAG GGAGGGGAAGTATATCCCTCTGCCTCAACGAGTCCGGGAAGGTCCCCGGGGAGGAGTTCGATGCAGCAGCTCTCGGGGCGGTCGGCCTGGCCTTAGCTCTTTGCCACCTCGTGGCCCTCACCATCTGGACAACAGCAGCCCTGGCCCAGGTTCTGAGGCCCGTGGTATCAATGGAG gcCCTTCCCGCATGTCCCCAAAGGCACAACGGCCTCTGAGAGGTGCCAAGACTCTGTCTTCGCCCAGTAATAGGCCTTCTGGAGAAACTTCTGTTCCACCTCCTCCTGCAG CTCCCCCTTTTCTTCCAGTGGGCCGGATGTATCCCCCGCGTTCTCCCAAGTCTGCTGCCCCTGCCCCAATCTCAGCTTCCTGTCCAGAGCCTCCCATCGGCTCGGCAGTGCCAACCTCTTCAGCCTCCATCCCTGTGACCTCATCAGTCTCAGATCCTGGAGTGGGCTCCATTTCTCCAGCTTCTCCAAAGATCTCCCTGGCCCCCACAGATG TAAAAGAACTCTCTACCAAGGAACCTGGGAGAACTCTGGAGCCCCAGGAGCTGGCTCGGATAGCTGGGAAAG TCCCTGGTCTTCAGAATGAACAGAAACGATTCCAACTGGAAGAACTGAGAAAGTTTGGGGCCCAGTTTAAG CTTCAGCCCAGTAGCTCCCCTGAGAACAGCCTGGATCCTTTTCCTCCCCGGATCTTAAAGGAGGAGcccaaaggaaaggagaaagaggttgatgGTCTGTTGACTTCAGAGCCCATGGGGTCTCCCGTCTCCTCCAAGACAGAGTCCGTATCGGATAAGGAGGACAAACCACCCCTGGCACCATCAGGAGGCACTGAGGGGCCAGAGCAGCCCCCACCACCTTGTCCAAGCCAAACTGGCAGCCCCCCGGTGGGCCTCATCAAGGGAGAAGACAAAGATGAGGGCCCTGTTGCTGA ACAAGTAAAGAAATCAACGTTGAACCCTAATGCTAAGGAGTTCAATCCTACAAAGCCTCTGCTGTCTGTG AATAAATCCACCAGTACCCCAACTTCTCCGGGGCCCCGGACTCATTCAACTCCCTCCATCCCGGTGCTGACAGCAGGCCAGAGTGGGCTATACAGCCCCCAGTACATCTCCTACATACCTCAGATCCACATGGGACCAGCTGTGCAG GCACCTCAGATGTATCCATATCCTGTATCCAATTCAGTGCCTGGGCAGCAGGGCAAGTACCGGGGAGCAAAAG gcTCCCTTCCTCCGCAGCGCTCGGACCAACACCAGCCAGCCTCAGCCCCGCCGATGATGCAGGCCGCCGCGGCTGCTGGCCCGCCTCTGGTGGCTGCCACGCCCTATTCTTCCTACATCCCCTACAACCCTCAGCAGTTCCCAGGCCAGCCAGCCATGATGCAGCCCATGGCCCACTACCCCTCACAG CCGGTGTTTGCCCCCATGCTTCAGAGCAACCCACGCATGCTGACGTCGGGCAGCCATCCCCAGGCCATCGTGTCATCCTCTACCCCTCAGTACCCTTCTGCAGAGCAGCCTACCCCCCAAGCCCTTTATG CCACTGTTCACCAGTCCTACCCACACCATGCCACACAGCTCCATGCCCACCAGCCGCAGCCGGCTACCACGCCTACTGGAAGCCAGCCGCAGTCCCAGCATGCGGCCCCCAGTCCTGTCCAG CAGCATCAGGCGGGGCAGGCCCCACACTTGGGCAGTGGACAGCCACAGCAGAATCTGTACCACCCAGGGGCCCTGACAGGCACGCCGCCCTCTCTGCCACCGGGACCTTCTGCCCAGTCCCCTCAGAGCAGCTTCCCCCAGCCAGCCGCTGTGTATGCCATCCACCACCAGCAGCTGCCCCACGGCTtcaccaacatggcccatgttACCCAG gCCCATGTCCAAACTGGAATCACAGCAGCCCCGCCCCCTCACCCTGGGGCTCCCCACCCgccccaggtgatgctgctgcaCCCACCCCAGAGTCATGGGGGGCCCCCCCAAGGCGCGGTGCCCCAGAGTGGGGTGCCTGCACTCTCAGCTTCCACACCCTCACCCTACCCCTACATCGGACACCCCCAAGGTGAGCAGCCTGGCCAGGCGCCTGGATTTCCAGGAGGAGCCGATGACAGGATTC TATGTAGGGTGGGCAGAAGCCACAGTCGCCGCCGCCAGGGGCTTGCTCCTGGCTCTGTCCTTTGCTTCCCTCCGTCCTCGCTCAGTTGTGATCCAGCAGCccccctccccactgcctcccCAGCTCTCAGTGACCCCGACTGTCTCCTGACTTAG